Proteins co-encoded in one Klebsiella michiganensis genomic window:
- a CDS encoding ATP F0F1 synthase subunit delta (Produces ATP from ADP in the presence of a proton gradient across the membrane; the delta subunit is part of the catalytic core of the ATP synthase complex) — MSEFVTVARPYAKAAFDFAVEHQSVDRWQNMLAFAAEVTKNEQMEELLSGALAPETLADSFIAICGEQLDANGQNLIKVMADNGRLKALPDVLEQFAHLRALSEAIVEVQVTSAAELSNEQLANITTAMEKRLSRKVKLNCKIDKSVMAGVIIQSGDMVIDGSVRGRLERLADVLQS, encoded by the coding sequence ATGTCTGAATTTGTTACTGTAGCTCGCCCCTACGCCAAAGCAGCTTTTGACTTTGCCGTCGAACACCAGAGCGTAGACCGCTGGCAGAACATGCTGGCGTTTGCTGCCGAGGTAACGAAAAACGAACAAATGGAAGAGCTACTTTCCGGTGCACTGGCACCCGAGACGCTCGCAGATTCGTTCATCGCCATTTGCGGCGAGCAGCTGGACGCCAACGGCCAGAACCTGATTAAGGTGATGGCTGATAACGGTCGTTTAAAAGCGCTCCCGGATGTTCTCGAGCAGTTTGCGCATTTACGCGCGCTGAGTGAAGCGATTGTAGAGGTTCAGGTAACCTCCGCGGCTGAGCTGAGTAATGAGCAACTCGCGAACATTACGACCGCAATGGAAAAACGTCTGTCACGCAAAGTTAAGCTGAATTGCAAAATCGATAAGTCTGTTATGGCGGGCGTTATCATCCAGTCGGGTGATATGGTCATTGATGGTAGCGTACGCGGCCGTCTTGAACGCCTTGCAGACGTCTTGCAGTCTTAA
- the atpC gene encoding ATP synthase F0F1 subunit epsilon (part of catalytic core of ATP synthase; alpha(3)beta(3)gamma(1)delta(1)epsilon(1); involved in producing ATP from ADP in the presence of the proton motive force across the membrane), translated as MAMTYHLDVVSAEQQMFSGLVEKIQVTGSEGELGIYPGHAPLLTAIKPGMIRIVKQHGHEEFIYLSGGVLEVQPGNVTVLADTAIRGQDLDEARALEAKRKAEEHMHSSHGDVDYAQASAELAKAIAKLRVIELTKKAM; from the coding sequence ATGGCTATGACTTACCACCTGGACGTCGTCAGCGCGGAGCAGCAAATGTTCTCCGGTCTGGTCGAGAAGATCCAGGTAACGGGTAGCGAAGGTGAACTGGGTATTTACCCGGGCCACGCACCGCTGCTCACCGCCATTAAGCCTGGTATGATCCGCATCGTTAAGCAGCACGGACATGAAGAGTTTATCTACCTGTCCGGTGGTGTTCTGGAAGTACAGCCGGGTAACGTAACCGTCCTGGCTGACACCGCGATTCGCGGCCAGGATCTCGACGAAGCGCGTGCCCTGGAAGCGAAACGCAAAGCTGAAGAGCACATGCACAGCTCCCACGGTGACGTGGATTACGCTCAGGCTTCTGCTGAACTGGCTAAAGCGATCGCCAAACTGCGCGTTATCGAGTTAACCAAAAAAGCGATGTAA
- the glmU gene encoding bifunctional N-acetylglucosamine-1-phosphate uridyltransferase/glucosamine-1-phosphate acetyltransferase (forms a homotrimer; catalyzes the acetylation of glucosamine-1-phosphate and uridylation of N-acetylglucosamine-1-phosphate to produce UDP-GlcNAc; function in cell wall synthesis), with amino-acid sequence MSNSAMSVVILAAGKGTRMYSDLPKVLHTLAGKPMVQHVIDAANKLGAQRVNLVYGHGGDLLKQTLNDGALNWVLQAEQLGTGHAMQMAAPFFGDDEDILMLYGDVPLISIETLQRLREAKPQGGIGLLTVKLEDPTGYGRIARENGKVVGIVEHKDASEEQRRINEINTGILVANGADLKRWLGKLDNNNAQGEFYITDIIALAHGEGREIAAVHPDRLSEVEGVNNRLQLSRLERVYQTEQADKLLLAGVMLRDPARFDLRGELTHGRDVEIDTNVIVEGRVTLGNRVKIGTGCVIKNAVIGDDCEISPYTVIEDATLEAACTIGPFARLRPGAELAEGAHVGNFVEMKKARLGKGSKAGHLSYLGDAEIGDNVNIGAGTITCNYDGANKHKTIIGDDVFVGSDTQLVAPVTVASGVTIGAGTTVTRDVAENELVISRVKQKHIQGWQRPVKKK; translated from the coding sequence ATGTCAAACAGCGCAATGAGCGTGGTTATCCTTGCTGCCGGCAAAGGAACCCGCATGTACTCAGACCTTCCAAAGGTGCTGCACACGCTGGCTGGGAAGCCAATGGTCCAGCATGTCATTGATGCCGCAAATAAATTAGGTGCCCAGCGGGTTAACCTGGTTTATGGCCACGGCGGCGACCTGCTCAAGCAGACCCTGAATGACGGCGCGCTTAACTGGGTGCTGCAGGCAGAGCAGCTGGGAACCGGCCATGCGATGCAGATGGCGGCCCCGTTCTTTGGCGATGACGAAGACATTCTGATGCTGTACGGCGATGTGCCGCTGATCTCTATCGAGACGTTACAGCGCCTGCGCGAAGCTAAACCGCAGGGCGGCATCGGCCTGCTGACCGTTAAGCTTGAAGATCCTACCGGCTATGGACGCATTGCGCGTGAAAACGGCAAGGTCGTCGGCATCGTGGAACATAAAGATGCGAGCGAAGAGCAGCGTAGAATCAATGAAATCAACACCGGGATACTGGTGGCTAACGGTGCAGATCTGAAGCGCTGGCTCGGTAAGCTGGATAACAACAACGCGCAGGGCGAGTTCTACATCACCGATATTATTGCCCTGGCTCACGGTGAAGGGCGTGAAATTGCCGCTGTTCACCCGGATCGCCTGAGTGAAGTTGAGGGCGTGAATAACCGCCTGCAGCTTTCTCGCCTGGAACGCGTCTACCAAACAGAGCAGGCCGACAAGCTGCTGCTGGCGGGGGTCATGCTGCGCGATCCGGCTCGTTTCGATCTGCGCGGTGAATTAACGCACGGGCGCGATGTTGAAATAGATACTAATGTCATTGTGGAAGGCCGCGTTACGCTGGGCAACCGCGTGAAGATAGGCACTGGTTGCGTGATTAAAAACGCGGTTATCGGCGATGACTGCGAAATCAGTCCGTACACCGTCATTGAGGATGCGACGCTTGAAGCTGCCTGCACCATCGGGCCATTTGCCCGACTGCGTCCAGGCGCTGAGCTGGCGGAGGGCGCGCATGTTGGCAACTTCGTTGAGATGAAGAAGGCGCGTCTGGGTAAAGGCTCTAAAGCGGGCCACCTGAGCTACCTCGGTGATGCTGAAATTGGTGATAACGTTAACATCGGTGCCGGCACCATTACCTGCAACTACGATGGGGCGAACAAACATAAAACCATCATTGGTGATGACGTATTTGTAGGCTCTGATACTCAGCTGGTGGCCCCGGTCACCGTGGCCAGTGGTGTCACGATTGGTGCCGGGACGACAGTAACGCGCGATGTTGCTGAAAATGAGCTGGTGATCAGCCGCGTAAAACAGAAACACATCCAGGGCTGGCAGCGGCCGGTGAAGAAGAAGTAA
- a CDS encoding ATP F0F1 synthase subunit C (Produces ATP from ADP in the presence of a proton gradient across the membrane. Subunit C is part of the membrane proton channel F0), whose amino-acid sequence MENLNMDLLYMAAAVMMGLAAIGAAIGIGILGGKFLEGAARQPDLIPLLRTQFFIVMGLVDAIPMIAVGLGLYVMFAVA is encoded by the coding sequence ATGGAAAACCTGAATATGGATCTGCTGTACATGGCTGCCGCTGTGATGATGGGTCTGGCGGCAATCGGTGCTGCGATCGGTATCGGCATCCTCGGGGGCAAATTCCTGGAAGGCGCTGCACGCCAACCAGATCTGATTCCACTGCTGCGTACTCAGTTCTTTATCGTAATGGGTCTGGTGGATGCAATCCCAATGATCGCTGTTGGTCTGGGTCTGTACGTGATGTTCGCCGTCGCCTAG
- a CDS encoding ATP F0F1 synthase subunit I (Produces ATP from ADP in the presence of a proton gradient across the membrane. Subunit I associates with the membrane and may be involved with cation translocation) — MSVSLLSKNVARKLLFIQLLAVVAIGLLFCLKAPSWGASALGGGLAVWLPNVLFMIFAWRHQAHTPAKGRVAWTFALGEVLKVIATFIILVVALAYFKAVVLPLIVTWVSVLVVQILAPAVINNKG, encoded by the coding sequence ATGTCTGTGTCGCTCTTGAGTAAGAACGTAGCCCGCAAGCTTTTGTTCATCCAACTTCTGGCTGTAGTAGCAATTGGACTGCTGTTTTGCCTTAAAGCTCCTTCTTGGGGCGCTTCCGCTCTCGGTGGAGGCCTGGCGGTTTGGCTGCCAAACGTGCTGTTTATGATTTTTGCCTGGCGCCATCAGGCGCATACACCCGCAAAAGGCCGTGTGGCCTGGACATTCGCTCTCGGCGAAGTGCTAAAGGTGATTGCGACCTTCATCATTTTAGTGGTGGCGCTGGCGTACTTTAAGGCGGTGGTATTGCCGCTAATAGTGACGTGGGTTTCGGTGCTGGTTGTGCAGATACTCGCACCAGCTGTAATTAACAACAAAGGGTAA
- a CDS encoding FMN-binding protein MioC (An electron-transfer protein; flavodoxin binds one FMN molecule, which serves as a redox-active prosthetic group) codes for MADITLISGSTLGSAEYVAEHLAEKLEEAGHGTEMLHGPLLEDLKTRGIWLVVSSTHGAGDLPDNLQPFYDAINEQRPDLSGVSYGAIGIGSREYDTFCGAIEKIDQLLTDCGATRLGSLLKINILDHDIPEDPAEIWVGSWINLLPEV; via the coding sequence ATGGCTGATATCACTCTGATTAGCGGCAGTACGCTGGGTAGTGCCGAATATGTAGCAGAACATCTGGCAGAGAAGCTTGAAGAAGCAGGGCATGGCACTGAAATGCTGCACGGCCCTCTTTTAGAGGATCTGAAAACCCGCGGTATCTGGCTGGTGGTCTCTTCCACGCACGGTGCTGGCGATCTGCCGGACAACCTGCAGCCTTTCTATGACGCTATAAATGAACAGCGCCCGGATCTGAGCGGCGTAAGCTATGGCGCGATCGGGATCGGCAGCCGTGAATACGATACGTTTTGCGGTGCTATAGAGAAGATCGACCAGCTTTTGACTGACTGTGGGGCAACCCGCTTAGGATCCTTGCTCAAAATTAACATCCTCGATCACGATATTCCTGAGGATCCGGCCGAGATTTGGGTTGGTTCCTGGATTAATTTACTCCCTGAAGTGTAA
- a CDS encoding ATP synthase F0F1 subunit beta has product MATGKIVQVIGAVVDVEFPQDGVPRVYDALEVQNNNEKLVLEVQQQLGGGIVRTIAMGSSDGLRRGLQVNDLEHPIEVPVGKATLGRIMNVLGQPIDMKGDIGEEDRWAIHRAAPSYEELSSSQELLETGIKVIDLICPFAKGGKVGLFGGAGVGKTVNMMELIRNIAIEHSGYSVFAGVGERTREGNDFYHEMTDSNVLDKVALVYGQMNEPPGNRLRVALTGLTIAEKFRDEGRDVLLFVDNIYRYTLAGTEVSALLGRMPSAVGYQPTLAEEMGVLQERITSTKTGSITSVQAVYVPADDLTDPSPATTFAHLDSTVTLSRQIASLGIYPAVDPLDSTSRQLDPLVVGQEHYDTARGVQSILQRYQELKDIIAILGMDELSEEDKLVVARARKIQRFLSQPFFVAEVFTGSPGKYVSLKDTIRGFKGIMDGEYDHLPEQAFYMVGSIDEAVEKAKKL; this is encoded by the coding sequence ATGGCTACTGGAAAGATTGTCCAGGTAATCGGCGCCGTGGTGGACGTCGAGTTCCCTCAGGACGGCGTACCGCGCGTTTATGACGCGCTTGAGGTACAGAACAACAATGAGAAGCTGGTGCTGGAAGTTCAGCAGCAGCTCGGCGGCGGTATCGTGCGTACCATCGCAATGGGTTCCTCCGACGGTCTGCGTCGCGGTCTGCAAGTAAATGACCTCGAGCACCCGATCGAAGTCCCGGTAGGTAAAGCGACCCTTGGCCGTATCATGAACGTGCTGGGTCAGCCGATCGACATGAAAGGCGACATCGGCGAAGAAGACCGTTGGGCGATTCACCGCGCAGCACCTTCCTACGAAGAGCTGTCCAGCTCTCAGGAACTGCTGGAAACCGGCATCAAAGTTATCGACCTGATTTGTCCGTTTGCTAAAGGCGGTAAAGTTGGTCTGTTCGGTGGTGCGGGCGTAGGTAAAACCGTAAACATGATGGAGCTGATCCGTAACATCGCGATCGAGCACTCCGGTTATTCCGTGTTTGCGGGCGTGGGTGAGCGTACTCGTGAGGGTAACGACTTCTACCACGAAATGACCGACTCCAACGTTCTGGATAAAGTAGCACTGGTTTACGGCCAGATGAACGAGCCACCAGGTAACCGTCTGCGCGTAGCGCTGACCGGTCTGACCATCGCGGAAAAATTCCGTGACGAAGGCCGTGACGTTCTGCTGTTCGTTGATAACATCTACCGTTATACCCTGGCCGGTACTGAAGTATCCGCACTGCTGGGTCGTATGCCTTCTGCGGTAGGTTATCAGCCAACTCTGGCAGAAGAGATGGGTGTTCTTCAGGAGCGTATTACCTCCACCAAGACCGGTTCTATCACCTCCGTACAGGCCGTTTACGTTCCTGCGGATGACTTGACTGACCCGTCTCCGGCGACCACCTTTGCGCACCTGGACTCAACCGTTACGCTGAGCCGTCAGATCGCATCTCTGGGTATTTACCCGGCCGTTGACCCGCTGGACTCCACCAGCCGTCAGCTGGATCCGCTGGTTGTTGGTCAGGAGCACTACGATACCGCGCGTGGCGTTCAGTCTATCCTGCAGCGTTACCAGGAGCTGAAAGACATCATCGCGATTCTGGGTATGGACGAACTGTCCGAAGAAGACAAACTGGTTGTTGCTCGTGCGCGTAAGATCCAGCGCTTCCTGTCTCAGCCGTTCTTCGTAGCAGAAGTCTTTACCGGTTCTCCAGGCAAATACGTTTCGCTGAAAGATACCATCCGTGGCTTCAAAGGCATCATGGACGGCGAATACGACCATCTGCCAGAGCAGGCGTTCTACATGGTTGGCTCCATCGACGAAGCTGTTGAGAAAGCGAAAAAACTTTAA
- the gidB gene encoding 16S rRNA methyltransferase (glucose-inhibited division protein B; SAM-dependent methyltransferase; methylates the N7 position of guanosine in position 527 of 16S rRNA), whose product MLTKLSRLLKDAGITLPEHQQQQLVGYVSLLDKWNKAYNLTSVRNPDEMLVRHILDSIVVEPHLQGNRFIDVGTGPGLPGIPLAIVRPDSHFTLLDSLGKRVRFLRQVQHELKLENITPVQSRVEDFPAEPPFDGVISRAFASLSDMVNWCHHLPGEHGRFYALKGVRPDEEITELPTGFAVEDIVKLSVPGLEGERHLVLIKANKT is encoded by the coding sequence GTGCTGACTAAATTATCTCGCCTGCTGAAAGACGCCGGCATCACCCTGCCAGAACATCAGCAGCAGCAGCTGGTAGGCTATGTCTCGCTGCTCGACAAATGGAACAAAGCATACAACCTGACTTCGGTGCGTAATCCTGATGAAATGCTGGTTCGGCATATCCTGGACAGCATAGTGGTCGAGCCGCATTTGCAGGGAAATCGGTTTATCGATGTCGGTACAGGTCCAGGCCTGCCGGGCATTCCGCTGGCAATCGTGCGCCCTGATTCGCATTTCACCCTGCTGGACAGCCTCGGCAAGCGTGTACGATTCCTGCGGCAAGTGCAGCACGAGCTGAAGCTGGAAAACATCACCCCGGTACAAAGCCGCGTGGAAGATTTCCCAGCGGAGCCACCGTTTGACGGCGTCATCAGTCGAGCTTTTGCCTCGCTGAGCGACATGGTGAACTGGTGCCACCATCTGCCGGGGGAACACGGGCGATTTTATGCGCTGAAGGGCGTACGCCCGGATGAAGAGATTACTGAACTGCCGACCGGATTCGCTGTGGAAGATATCGTCAAACTCAGCGTGCCAGGCCTGGAAGGGGAGAGGCATTTGGTGCTGATTAAGGCAAACAAAACTTAA
- a CDS encoding ATP synthase F0F1 subunit A (Produces ATP from ADP in the presence of a proton gradient across the membrane. Subunit A is part of the membrane proton channel F0), with translation MSAGEISTPQEYIGHHLNNLQLDLRTFSLVDPHNPPATFWTLNIDSMFFSVFLGLVFLVLFRKVAKTATSGVPGKFQTFVELIIGFVHGSVKDMYHGKSKVIAPLALTIFVWVFLMNLMDLLPIDLLPYIGEHIFGLPALRVVPSADVNITLSMALGVFILILFYSIKMKGIGGFTKELTLQPFNHWAFIPVNLILEGVSLLSKPVSLGLRLFGNMYAGELIFILIAGLLPWWSQWILNVPWAIFHILIITLQAFIFMVLTIVYLSMASEEH, from the coding sequence ATGTCTGCAGGAGAAATCTCTACACCGCAGGAGTATATAGGTCACCACCTGAATAACCTTCAGTTGGACCTGCGTACTTTCTCGCTGGTGGATCCGCATAACCCCCCGGCTACCTTCTGGACGCTCAACATCGACTCCATGTTCTTCTCAGTATTTCTGGGTCTGGTGTTCCTGGTGTTGTTCCGTAAAGTGGCGAAAACCGCCACCAGCGGCGTCCCGGGTAAATTCCAGACTTTTGTAGAGCTGATTATTGGCTTTGTGCATGGCAGCGTGAAAGACATGTACCATGGCAAAAGCAAGGTTATCGCTCCACTCGCCCTGACGATTTTCGTCTGGGTCTTCCTGATGAACTTGATGGATCTGCTGCCTATCGATTTGCTGCCATACATTGGCGAGCACATCTTTGGCCTGCCAGCCCTGCGCGTGGTGCCGTCCGCGGACGTGAATATCACCCTGTCTATGGCGCTGGGCGTGTTTATCCTCATTCTGTTCTACAGCATCAAAATGAAAGGCATTGGCGGCTTCACGAAAGAGCTGACGCTGCAGCCGTTCAATCACTGGGCATTTATTCCTGTCAACTTAATCCTTGAAGGGGTAAGCCTGCTGTCCAAACCTGTGTCACTGGGTCTGCGACTGTTCGGCAACATGTATGCCGGTGAGCTGATTTTCATTCTGATTGCAGGTCTGTTGCCGTGGTGGTCACAGTGGATTCTGAATGTGCCGTGGGCCATTTTCCACATCCTGATTATTACGCTGCAAGCCTTCATCTTCATGGTTCTGACGATCGTCTATCTGTCGATGGCGTCTGAAGAACATTAA
- a CDS encoding ATP F0F1 synthase subunit alpha (produces ATP from ADP in the presence of a proton gradient across the membrane; the alpha chain is a catalytic subunit) translates to MQLNSTEISELIKQRIAQFNVVSEAHNEGTIVSVSDGIIRVHGLADCMQGEMISLPGNRYAIALNLERDSVGAVVMGPYADLAEGMKVKCTGRILEVPVGRGLLGRVVNTLGAPIDGKGPVDNDGFSPIEVIAPGVIERQSVDQPVQTGYKSVDAMIPIGRGQRELIIGDRQTGKTAMAIDAIINQRDSGIKCVYVAIGQKASTISNVVRKLEEHGALSNTIVVVATASESAALQYLAPYAGCAMGEYFRDRGEDALIVYDDLSKQAVAYRQVSLLLRRPPGREAFPGDVFYLHSRLLERASRVNAEYVEAFTKGEVKGKTGSLTALPIIETQAGDVSAFVPTNVISITDGQIFLETNLFNSGIRPAVNPGISVSRVGGAAQTKIIKKLSGGIRTALAQYRELAAFSQFASDLDEATRKQLSHGQKVTELLKQKQYAPMSVAQQGLVLFAAERGYLEDVELAKIGSFEAALLAYADRDHAPLMQEINQTGGYNDEIEGKLKGILDSFKATQSW, encoded by the coding sequence ATGCAACTGAATTCCACCGAAATCAGCGAACTGATCAAGCAGCGCATTGCTCAGTTCAATGTTGTGAGCGAAGCTCACAACGAAGGTACAATTGTTTCTGTAAGTGACGGTATTATCCGCGTTCACGGCCTGGCCGATTGTATGCAGGGTGAGATGATTTCCCTGCCGGGTAACCGTTACGCTATCGCACTGAACCTGGAGCGCGACTCCGTAGGTGCCGTAGTTATGGGTCCATACGCTGACCTTGCCGAAGGCATGAAAGTTAAGTGTACTGGCCGTATTCTGGAAGTACCGGTTGGCCGTGGCCTGCTGGGCCGCGTGGTGAACACCCTGGGTGCACCAATCGACGGTAAAGGTCCGGTTGATAACGATGGCTTCTCGCCAATCGAAGTTATCGCACCAGGCGTAATCGAACGTCAGTCCGTCGACCAGCCGGTGCAGACCGGTTATAAATCCGTCGATGCGATGATTCCAATCGGCCGTGGCCAGCGTGAGCTGATCATCGGTGACCGTCAGACCGGTAAAACCGCGATGGCAATCGATGCCATCATCAACCAGCGTGACTCCGGCATTAAATGTGTGTACGTGGCTATCGGCCAGAAAGCGTCCACCATTTCTAACGTGGTTCGTAAACTGGAAGAGCACGGTGCACTGTCCAACACCATCGTTGTTGTGGCAACTGCTTCTGAATCCGCTGCACTGCAATATCTGGCGCCATACGCCGGTTGCGCAATGGGCGAATACTTCCGTGACCGCGGTGAAGATGCGCTGATCGTATACGATGACCTGTCTAAACAGGCCGTTGCTTATCGTCAGGTTTCCCTGCTGCTTCGTCGTCCACCAGGTCGTGAAGCCTTCCCGGGCGACGTGTTCTACCTCCACTCCCGTCTGCTGGAGCGCGCATCCCGCGTTAACGCGGAATACGTGGAAGCTTTCACCAAAGGTGAAGTTAAAGGTAAAACCGGCTCCCTGACCGCTCTGCCGATTATCGAAACCCAGGCGGGTGACGTTTCTGCGTTCGTTCCAACCAACGTAATTTCGATTACCGATGGTCAGATCTTCCTGGAAACCAACCTGTTCAACTCCGGTATCCGTCCGGCAGTTAACCCAGGTATTTCGGTATCTCGTGTTGGTGGTGCTGCTCAGACCAAGATCATCAAGAAACTGTCCGGTGGTATTCGTACCGCGCTGGCACAGTATCGTGAACTGGCTGCGTTCTCTCAGTTCGCATCCGATCTGGACGAAGCCACCCGTAAACAGCTGAGCCACGGTCAGAAAGTGACCGAGCTGCTGAAACAGAAACAGTATGCCCCAATGTCTGTTGCACAACAGGGCCTGGTGCTGTTCGCGGCTGAACGCGGTTACCTCGAAGACGTGGAACTGGCGAAAATCGGTAGCTTCGAAGCCGCTCTGCTGGCTTACGCTGACCGTGATCACGCTCCGCTGATGCAAGAAATTAACCAGACCGGTGGCTATAACGACGAGATCGAAGGCAAGCTGAAAGGCATCCTCGACTCCTTTAAAGCAACCCAGTCCTGGTAA
- a CDS encoding ATP F0F1 synthase subunit gamma (Produces ATP from ADP in the presence of a proton gradient across the membrane. The gamma chain is a regulatory subunit) yields MAGAKEIRSKIASVQNTQKITKAMEMVAASKMRKSQDRMAASRPYADTMRKVIGHLANGNLEYKHPYLEERDVKRVGYLVVSTDRGLCGGLNINLFKKVLADMKEWSDKGVQSELAMIGSKGVSFFNSVGGNVVAQVTGMGDTPSLSELIGPVKVMLQAYDEGRLDKLYVVSNKFVNTMSQVPTITQLLPLPASEDEELKRKSWDYLYEPDPKALLDTLLRRYVESQVYQGVVENLASEQAARMVAMKAATDNGGSLIKELRLVYNKARQASITQELTEIVGGASAV; encoded by the coding sequence ATGGCCGGCGCAAAAGAGATACGTAGTAAGATCGCAAGCGTCCAGAACACGCAGAAGATCACCAAAGCGATGGAAATGGTCGCCGCTTCCAAAATGCGTAAATCGCAGGATCGCATGGCGGCCAGCCGTCCTTATGCAGATACCATGCGCAAAGTGATTGGTCACCTTGCTAACGGTAATCTGGAATATAAGCACCCATACCTGGAAGAACGCGACGTTAAGCGCGTGGGCTACCTGGTGGTGTCGACCGATCGTGGTTTGTGCGGCGGTTTGAACATTAACCTGTTCAAAAAAGTGCTGGCGGATATGAAAGAGTGGTCCGATAAGGGCGTTCAGAGCGAACTCGCGATGATCGGCTCCAAGGGCGTTTCTTTCTTCAACTCCGTTGGCGGCAACGTGGTTGCTCAGGTTACCGGCATGGGAGATACCCCTTCCCTGTCTGAACTGATCGGCCCGGTGAAAGTGATGCTGCAAGCCTACGACGAAGGTCGTCTGGACAAGCTGTACGTTGTCAGCAACAAATTTGTTAACACCATGTCTCAGGTTCCGACCATCACTCAGCTGCTGCCGTTACCGGCATCAGAAGATGAGGAGCTGAAGCGTAAATCCTGGGACTACCTGTACGAACCAGACCCGAAAGCGCTGCTGGACACCCTGCTGCGTCGTTATGTCGAGTCTCAGGTTTATCAGGGCGTCGTAGAAAACCTGGCCAGCGAGCAGGCCGCACGTATGGTGGCGATGAAAGCCGCAACCGATAACGGCGGCAGCCTGATTAAAGAGCTGCGGTTGGTATACAACAAAGCTCGTCAGGCCAGCATTACTCAGGAACTTACCGAAATCGTCGGTGGCGCGTCCGCGGTTTAA
- a CDS encoding ATP F0F1 synthase subunit B (Produces ATP from ADP in the presence of a proton gradient across the membrane. Subunit B is part of the membrane proton channel.), translated as MNINATILGQAIAFVLFVLFCMKYVWPPLMAAIEKRQKEIADGLASAERAQKDLDLAQANATDQLKKAKAEAQVIIEQANKRRAQILDEAKTEAEQERNKIVGQAQAEIDAERKRAREELRKQVALLAIAGAEKIIERSVDEAANSDIVDKLVAEL; from the coding sequence GTGAACATTAACGCAACAATCCTCGGCCAGGCCATCGCGTTTGTCCTGTTTGTTCTGTTCTGCATGAAGTACGTATGGCCGCCATTAATGGCAGCCATCGAGAAACGTCAGAAAGAAATTGCTGACGGTCTTGCTTCTGCAGAACGTGCTCAAAAGGACCTTGACCTTGCACAGGCCAACGCGACCGACCAGCTGAAAAAAGCCAAAGCGGAAGCTCAGGTGATCATTGAGCAGGCGAACAAACGCCGTGCCCAGATCCTTGATGAAGCCAAAACTGAGGCAGAGCAGGAACGTAATAAAATCGTTGGACAGGCTCAGGCAGAAATCGACGCTGAGCGTAAACGCGCTCGTGAAGAGCTGCGTAAGCAGGTCGCTCTGCTGGCAATTGCCGGTGCCGAGAAGATAATCGAACGTTCCGTAGATGAAGCTGCTAACAGCGACATCGTCGATAAACTGGTCGCTGAACTGTAA